AGCTCGGTGGAGCTCCGGGCCGAGCGGAGCTCCTCCTGGGGCTCGATGCCCAGGCGACGGACGACCGCGTTGGCCGAGCCGTTGAGCACCTTGATCGGGCCGCGGACGACGGTGGTGAAGCCGCGCTGGAAGCGCTGGGTGGCCTTGGCGGTGACCATCGGCTTGGCCAGCGCGAGGTTCTTGGGCACGAGCTCGCCGAAGATCATCGTGACGACGGTGCCGAAGACCAGGCCCACGGCCGCGGCGATCGGCGTGACCGCGCCGTCCGGGACCCCGAGGCGGCCGAGCGGGCCGTCGATGAGGTCCGAGACCGACGGCTCGGCCAGGTAGCCGATGGCCAGGTTGGTGACGGTGATGCCGACCTGGGCGCCCGAGAGCTGGGTGGAGAGGGACCGCAGCGCCCGCTGCAGCCCCTGTGCCCCGCTGTCGCCGGCGTTCGCGTCGTGGTCGACCTGCGCGCGGTCCACGGTGACGAAGGAGAACTCCGCGGCGACGAAGACCCCGCACGCCGCGACCAGCACGAGCGCGAGCAGGAGCAGCAGCAGGGAGGTCGTCACGGTGCGCAGAAGTCTGTCACGAGGCGACCGCCACCGGTCCGGGCTGGTCCGTCCGGGTCGACCCGGAGGGGTCGCCGCACGGCCCGCGGCGGCCCGGGCTGGCCCGACCGGGTCATGGCGCTGTCCACGCCCCCTGATGCAGGGTGGTCTGGACAACTGCGTCGAGCCGACCCGGGGAGGTCGCCGTGCCCGTCTTCAGGAGCCGCGTGCCGCCGTTCGCGCTCGACCGCCGCGTGCTGCACCACCTGCTCCTCGAGGCCGTGCGCACCGCCGATCCGCAGGCCTCGGTCGACCTGCACCGGATGGCCCGGCACAAGCTCGGCCGGGAGCCGGGGTGGGCCTGGTGGACCGAGCGATGCCGCGACGTCGAGGACCGCGGTCGCCACGACGTCGCGCTGCTCGGGGTGGAGTTCGCCCTCGATGCGGCCGGCGCGCCCTGGGTCGCCCCGAGCCTCGCGGAGCAGGACCGGCTGGAGGAGCTCCGCGCCCGGCTGCACGACGCGCTGGCGGCGGGGGCCGATGCGGAAGGCGCGGCGCGCCTGCGCCGCCCGGACCGGGCGCGCTGCGCCCAGTGGGCCCAGGGGGCCGCGTCTACTGCAGGGTGAGGCCGCACTCGTCCTTCGCGTGCTTCTGGATGTCGCTCACCGCGGACTGGAGCGCGGGGTCCTTGCCGATCTCGGCGATCTTCGAGGAGACCGCGAGCAGGGCCTGCTGGTCGACGCCGTCGGGGACCTGACCGTTCTGCACCGCGGCCATGTCGTCGGCGCTGAAGCCGGCGTCGCGGTAGGTCTTCACGATCGTCTCGTACGCCGTGTAGAGGGTGTCCCAGTCGTCGGCGATCGCCTGGGGCGCCTCGTCCTTGAGCGTCTCGAGCTTGCCCAGGATGCCCTCGAGGTCGCCGAGCTCGCCGCCCGAGGCCGAGCTGAGGTCCTTCTGGACGGCGTCGAGGTCGGCGCAGTAGTCGCCGGTGCCCTGCGCGCTGCCCTCGTCGTCGCCGCACCCGGACAGCAGGCCCAGGCCGAGGACGGCCACGATCGCCGCGACGACCGCGGTGCGGATGCTCGGCACGACACTCCAGGTGGTCGGGGACGGTTCATGGTGGCCACGGGTCCGGGTGGTGTCAACGACCGCCGCCGGTCGGCGCGGCGCCCCGACCCGTCGTACCCGCCGCACGTCCCGGGTGATCGGCGTCAGGGCACGCGGCGACGGCACACGTAGTGCACGTAGTCGGCGTCGGTGTGGGCGACGTCCAGGTCGAGGGCCTGCCCGTCGTCGGCGTACGCCGCCAGCACCTCGAGCCCGGCGGCGCGCGCCTCGGCGAGGGTCTCCTCGACCGTGGCGAAGTGCACCACGAAGCGGAACTCGTGGGCCCGCAGCGGGCGCATGTCCCAACCGGGACCGTCGACGGCCTCGCGGCGGGTGGCCCGGTAGTTGCGCACCGAGCGGAGCAGGGAGGACGGGTGGCGGAGGTACTGGCCGTAGTGGAAACGGAACCGCGGGCTGGCGGGGCCGCCCGCGACGCGCAGCGGGTGCTCGTCGTGGCTGACACCGTCGAGGTTGAGGCTGGAGAACAGCACCCGGCCGTCGGGGCGCACCGCGCGCGCCATCGCCGCCAGCGCCCGGCCCCGTCCCGCGTGGTCGAGGGAGTCCAGGCCGTTGTAGCTGAACATGACCAGGTCGTGGCCCCTCTCGGCCACGCCCGCCAGGACGGCCGCGTCGCCTTCGCGCAGGTCGGCCTCCGGGAACCGCTCGCGGGCCAGGGCCAGCATCTCCTCGGCGATGTCCACCCCGACGTAGGAGCGCACGTGCGGCAGGAGCATCCCGGTGGTGCGGCCGCCGCCGACCCCGATGTCCAGCACGTCGCGGTCCACGACCCACGCACGCAGTGATGTCAGCGCGGCGCGCTCACCGGGGTCGGTGAAGCCGTCGGTCGCGAAGTCCGCGACCACGTCCTCGGCCCCCCAGGAGGCGTCGTCGAGCTCAGGCACGACCCCCATGGTGGTCGGTCTACCCGCTGGGCACCCCTGACGAAACGCACGGACCGCCGCGGACCGTGCGCGCGGCGTCAGGCCATGACCCCCGTGGACTGGTACTTCAGCCCCGGGAACACCGACGCGACCGAGGCCCCGAAGCGGCGCGACACGACGTCGGCCAGGACCTGGCGGTAGTCGGTGGTGACGGTGAGGTCGGCCTCGTAGCCGGTGGCCAGCCCGGGCCAGCGGGCGTGGTAGCCGGGGCGGACGCCGGCGCCGGCCACGAACATCACGTTGCCGTAGCCGTGGTCGGTGCCGCCGGAGTCGTTCTCGGCCACGCGCCGGCCGAACTCGCTCAGCGTGACCAGCGTGACCTTGTCGCGCTGGGTGCCGAGGTCGGCGAAGAACGCGGCCATCGAGGACGCGAGGTCGCCGGCGTTGTTGCGCATCCAGCCGCCGCCGACCGTGCCCATGTCGGTGTGCATGTCCCAGTCGCCCTGGTCGACGGTGATCACCTCGACGCCCACGTCGCCCCGGATGATCTGGGCGGCGGTGGACAGCGAGCGGCCCAGGCCGGTGCCGGGGTAGGTGGAGCGGTGGTCCTCGGCGGACTTGGCCGGCCCGAACGCGCTGATGGCGTCGAACGTCGTGCGCATGCTCTTGCCGAGCGTGGAGCGCTCGCGGTTCCACAGGATCCCGAGCGAGGCGCGGCGCCGGCCCTCGGAGTCGTCGCCGGGCAGCTGGACGTCGCCCACGCTGCCGGCCGACATCGCCGAGGTCGGCCCGACCAGCGAGGTGGGGATGGTGCTGCCGACGCTGAACCCCTGCAGCGGCGAGCCGCCGGGCGTGCCGCCCACCAGGCGGTTGAGCCAGCCCACCCGGGCGCTCGAGCCGGGGTCGGCGTCCTCCATCTCCTCCATCGCGGCGAAGTGGGAGCGGTTGGCCACCGGCAGCCCGGTCGCGTGGACCGCGGCGACCTTGCCCTCGTTCCAGAGCGGGAGCAGGTCGTCCATGGCCGGGTGCAGGCCGAAGAAGCCGTCGGGCACGAGCAGCGACTCGCGCGGGATCGCGATGGTGGGCCGGGCCGCGGCGTACGCCGGGTCGCCGTGCGGGACGACGAGCGAGAGGCCGTCGGCGGCCCCGCGCAGCGAGACCACCACCAGCACCGACGACGCGCTCTCGGCGCGCGCCGGCGAGGCGGTCACCACCGAGGAGCCGAGGACGGTCGTGGTGCCGGCCAGGGCCAGGGCCCCGCCCAGCAGGCCGCGGCGCGAGACCGACGCCGGTCCGTGGGCGGCGCGGTGCATCGCGGCGTACTCGTCGCAGCAGAAGCCGCTGGTGGTCGTGTTCGTGGTCATCGCGGTCACCGGCTCAGGTGGTCGGGAGAGTCGAGGATGGTGCTCAGCAGGCGGGGGAAGCCCCACTCGACGAGGGGGTGGTCCTTGTCGATGGCCTCGTACGGCTTGACGTCGCAGGCCACCGAGCAAGCCTTGAGCAGCCGCTTGGACGCCTGCTGGTGCAGCAGCTGCTGGGCGAGGTGGTCGACCACCTCGTCGAAGCGCGGGTGCCGCCCGGGCAGCCACTGCTCGGGCTGGCGGTAGCCGGTGGCGTCGTCGGCCCAGCCGCCGGCCACACCCTGGTGGAAGCGCATCGAGGCCAACAGCCGTGCGGGCGAGGACCAGGACTCGTTGTCGATGGGCTGGCCGTTGGGCTGGCCCCAGGCGAACGGCGCGATGCCGACCGAGTCGGCCTGCCAGACCAGTGCCTGGAGGGCGGAGCCGTCGACCTCGCCGTCCGGGCCGGGCTTCTTGAGCCGGACACCGAGCGCGCGGTAGGTGGCCACCACGTCCTCGCCCGGGTCGCGGACCTTGGCGGCGTAGGCGTGCTTGAAGGACGCCGACGCGACCAGCTCGCGCAGCACCGGCACGATCGCGGTGTCGTTCTGCAGGTAGACCTGGGCCAGGTGCCGCACCAGCGCCTTGGGCGGGTCGTCGTGGATGAACTTCACGCACAGCTTGTAGGCCAGGTGCTGGGCGGTGTCCTTGTGCCGGGCCAGGTAGCGCAGGTACGCCGCCGTCGTGCCCTTGCCGTTGGCCTTGCCGTTCTTGTCCACGAAGCCGCGGACGCGGACCTTGCCGCGGTAGTGGTCGTCGTGGTTGTAGACCGGGCGCCAGCTCTCCCAGTAGTCCACGGAGTAGCCGGTGAGGATGCGCGCGGAGTCGCGCACGTCCTTCTCGTCGTAGTTCCCGGCGCCCAGGGTGTGGAGCTCGAGCAGCTCGCGCCCGAGGTTCTCGTTGGGGTGCTCCTTGGTCGACTCCGCGGCGTCGAGGTAGATGAGCATCGCCGGGTGCGTCGTGGTCTTGAGCAGCAGCTGGTCGAAGCGGCCGAGCGCGTGCTTGCGGATGGTGTTGCCGTAGTCGACGCGGTGCACGAACTGCGGGTCGCCGACCGCCGCGACGTGCAGGTGGTTCTCGAAGAACTCCGTCATCACCTCGAGGAGCTGGCGCTTGGCCAGGATGCGGCGCACCAGCACCCAGCGGGCGTAGTCGTCCATCACCTCGTAGCCACCCTCCACGCCCGAGGTCTGGCGCTGCCAGAGCTCGGCGGGCGACCGGTGCAGGCTGGGCCACCAGTGCGCGGTCCGGTCGGCGGGGCCGTCCTTGATCCGCTGGGGCTGGAGCTGCCGCTCGAACCAGGCCTGCCCTCCCCCGGCCCGGCGCACGTCGCGGGCGAGCCGCGGCGTCACGCCGTAGGAGAAGCGGGTGACCAGGTGGCGGTCGGGCTTGGCGAGCAGGGTGGCGTCCGCGCGGCGGGGCGCGGGCGCGAGGGGGGGGCACGGTCATCGGGTGCTGGGCCTTCGAGGGTGAGGGTGGGGGTCCGTCGGGACCCTCTGGGGCGTCCCCACCCTAGGGGCTGGTCGCCCGTACGGGTGAGGAGTCTCGAGAAGACGACGGGGACGACCGGTCGCCCGGCCGTCCCCGTCGGTGTTCAGTTGTGGTCGTGCTGGTCGTGCTGGTCGTGCTGGTGGTGCTGGTGGTGCTGGTCGTGCCGTTGCTCTGCCGGCCCGCTCAGGGCTGGAGGCTGATCCGGTCGGTCGCCGTCACGTTGTACGGGTCGTTGCCCGCCAGCGCGAGGTACTTCACGAGCGAGTCGATGTCGAGCCCGCCGATCAGCTTGTTCGTCCCCGCCTTGAAGGTCGGGAAGTTGTCCCCGCCGTCGGAGAGGAAGTTGTTCGCCGCGACCCGGTAGGTCGTGGTGTCGCTGAGCGGCACCATCGGCGTGGCGGCGTTCCCGTCGTCGTCGATCATGACCGGGCCGACGAGGCCGTTGGTCGAGCCGGCGTTGGCCTCGGAGGTGTCGAAGGTGTACTTCAGCCCGGAGACCTGCAGGATCTTGTTGCTGCCCGCGGAGATGCCGCTGGAGCTGGGCTTGTTGGCCCCGCTCCACTGCTCGTTCAGCACCGAGCGGATCTGCGCGCCGGTCAGGTCCATGGAGACCACGAAGTTGTTGAACGGCTGGACCGTGAACGCCGCCCCGTAGGTCACGTCACCCGCGGGGTTCTCGAGCAGGTCGGCCCGGATGCCGCCCGGGTTCATGAACGCGACCACCGGCACCTTGCCCCCGGAGACGACCGTGGGGTCGACCCGCTGGGAGTCGGCGATCAGGTTGCCGAGCGTGGAGTCGAAGCCGTCCGCGGTCTGGGTGCGCGAGACGCACTGGACGCCGCCCGTGCACACGTCCGCCGTACCGATGTGGCCGATGACCTTGTTGGCGATCGGCTGGACCAGCGTCTTGAAGGTGTCGATGAGGCTGAGCACCTTCTTGTTCTGCGGCTGGCCCTCGGAGTTGGCGTTGATGATGTTCTCCGCGTACGCCGCGGGCCGGACGATGTCGTGCGTCTTGGGGTCGATGAGGAAGTGGAGCTTGGTCACCATCCGGCCGAACGACGACGCGCTGGTCAGCAGCCGCGGCTTGCCGGCCGGGTCCTTGACCACGCAGTTGTAGGGCTGGTGGGTGTGGCCGCTCACGACCGCGTCGATCTTCGGCGACAGGTTCTGCGCGATGGTCAGGGCCGGGCCCGTGACGCCGGTGCAGCTGTTGTACGACGTGGTGTCGGTCGGGGTGACGCCCTCGTGCAGCAGCACGACGATGGACTTCACGCCCTTCTTCTTCAGCTGCGGCACCAGCGCGTTGGCGGTCTCGACCTCGTCCTTGAAGTCGACGTTGGCGATGCCCGCGGCCGAGACGATCGACGGCGTGCCCTCGAGGGTCATGCCGATGAAGCCGACCTTCTGGCCCTGGACCTTCTTGATCGTGTACGGCTTGAACGGCGTCGGGCGCGAGTGCCCGGCCGGGTTCTTCCAGAACACGTTGGCGCCGAGGTACTTGAAGTCCGCGCCCTTGAAGTCCTGCCCGCCCGGGCAGGAGTCCTGGCCGTTGGCGCCCGCGCCGTCGGGCAGGCAGCCGCCCTTCTGCATGCGCAGCAGCTCGTCGACGCCCTCGTCGAACTCGTGGTTGCCCACGGCCGAGGCGTCGAGGCGCATCAGGTTCATGGCCTTGATGGTCGGCTCGTCGTGGAACGCCGCCGACAGCAGCGGGCTCGCACCGATGAGGTCACCCGCGGCGACCGTCAGCGTGCTCGCGCCGTTGGCCCGCGACTTCTTCCGCTCGGAGTTGAGCAGGCTCGCGAGCTGCGCCGCGCCGCCGGCCGGCGTGCCCTTGACCCCGGTGATCCCGGGGATGTTGCCGTTGTTGCCGGTCGGGACCTCCAGGTTGCCGTGGAAGTCGTTGAGCGCGAGCAGGTCGAGCCGGACGTAGTCCTTCTTCTTGCTGTGGGTCGCCTTCTTGTAGGCGGCGGCGCCGGTCGTGCCGGCCTTGGTGGCCGGCGTGCTGGAGACCGCACCGGGCGCGAGCCCGATGCTCAGCCCGACCGACAGTGCCGCCACGGGGACGGCCAGCGCGACGAGCGCGCGACGTGGTGAACGCATGCGTGCCTTCTTCCGAGTGTGCTGCTGTGACGAGGTGGGTGGTGCGCAGGCATCACACCACAATCCGCACGGCGCTCGCTCCGCTCGCGTGTGCTCGGCGCGCTCCTGCGGACGGTCCCGGGCACGGCGCGGCGCCGCGACCCCCACCTGGCGCGGGGCCGCACCGCCCGCGCGGCGATCAACCGCCGAAGCACCCGCGCGGCGTGGACCGGCGCGGGGACACTGCCGTCGTCAGGGCCGCGTCCTCAGGACGCGGCGGTGGCCTCCTCGGCGGCGCGGAGGTCCTGCTTCCACTGGCGGAAGCCCTCCTCGGTGCGGCCCTCGCGCCAGTAGCCGGAGATCGAGACCTGGTCGCGGTCCAGGCCGCGGTCGGTGAAGAGGTGGGTGCGCACGCCGTGCATGACCTCGGCGGCCTCGCCGTGCACGAAGGCGTGGACGCGGCCGGGCAGCCAGGTCAGCGCGCGGACGGCGGTGGTGAGGCCCTCGCCGGGGGCCAGGGCGGAGCGGTGCAGGACGGTCAGCTCGCCGCGGGCGGGCAGCGGGAGGGCGGGCTCGTGGCCGGGACCCTCGACGAGGACGACGACGCGGGCCACGGCGTCGGCGGGCAGGGCGTGCAGCGCCGCGGTGATGGCCGGTACGGCGGACTCGTCGCCGGCCAGCAGGTGCCAGTCGGCGGTGGGATCGGGGCGATAGGCGCCGCCGGGGCCGCGGACCTCGAGGCGGTTCCCGGGCCGGGCGGCCTTGGCCCACGGGCCGGCCACGCCGCTGTCGCCGTGCACCACGAAGTCGATGGCCAGGGTGCCGGCGTCGACATCGGGGAAGAGGGCGGTGTAGGTGCGCACGGCGCCGGGGAGCTGCAGCTTGACGTAGCGGTCGGTCCACTCGCTGTCGGCGAACGCCGAGAGGTCGTCGCTGCGGAACCACACGCGGCGCAGGGTGGGGGTGACCTCGTCGGTGGAGGTCACGGTCAGCCAGGTTGTTCCACTCACATCCAGTTAGGTTAGCCTAACTTTCCATGAGCACCCGGACGGCGCCGGCGGAGGCGGGCCCGACGACGATCGCCGAGCGCGGCCGCCGCGGCTCGGTTCGTGGGCTGGGCCTGCTGGTGGTGGCGGTCGCGGTGATGGCCGTGCTGAGCCTGGCCCTGGGCAGCCGGACCATCGCGCCGCAGCGGGTCCTCGACGTGCTGTTCCACGACGACGGCTCGGAGGCGGCGACCATCGTGCACGCGCTGCGCCTGCCCCGCACGGTGCTGGGCATCGCCGTCGGCATCGCGCTGGGCGTGGCCGGCGCGCTCATGCAGGGCCACACCCGCAACCCGCTTGCCGACCCCGGCCTGCTCGGCGTCGAGGCCGGCGCGGCGTGCGCGGTGGTCGTGGCGATCTACGCACTGCACGTCGAGGACCTGGCGGGCTACGCGTGGTTCGCGCTCCTCGGTGCGGGCGTGGCGGCGGTGGCGGTCTTCGCCATCGGCACGACCAGGCGCGGGCCGGACCCGGTCTCGCTCGTGCTGGCCGGTGCGGCGGTGAGCGCGCTGCTGATGGCCGTCACCCAGGCGCTGGTCGTGCGCGACGCCCAGACCCTCGACGCCTACCGCTTCTGGGTGGTCGGGTCCACGGCCGGCCGCCCGCTCAGCGTGTTCTGGCAGGTGCTGCCCTTCCTGCTGGCCGGGCTGCTCCTGGCCGCCCTCAGCACCCCGGGTCTCAACCTGCTCCAGCTCGGCGACGACGTGGCCGCCTCGCTCGGGCTGACCCCATGGCGCCAGAAGGCGCTCGGCGTGACCGCGGTGATGCTCCTGACCGGCGCGGCGACGGCGGCCTGCGGGCCGATCGGCTTCGTGGGCCTGGTCGTCCCGCACGTGGCGCGGCGCCTCGGCGGCGTGGACTACCGCTGGGTCGTGCCGTACGCCGGCCTGCTGGGCGCCCTGCTGGTGGTCGGGACCGACATCATCGGGCGCCTCGTGGTGCCCCCGGCCGAGCTGCAGGTCGGCATCGTCATGGCCCTGGTCGGCGGCCCCGCCTTCGTGCTGCTCGTGCGCCGCACCCGGATGGTGCGGCTCTGATGGCCAGCCTCTCCGCCACTCCCCTGCGCCTGGGCCCGCTGTCGTGGCTGGTCCCGCTCCGCGCCGGCCTGGTCTCACTCGTGGGGCTCGCGGTGCTGTTCGTCCTCGTCGCGGTCGACATGTCGGTCGGCGACTTCCCGCTGCCGGTGCGCGACGTCGTCGACGTCCTCCTGGGCGGCGGCGAGGCGGGTCAGCGGTTCGTGGTCATGGAGCTGCGCCTGCCCCAGACCACCGTCGCGGTGGCCGTCGGTGCGGCGCTCGGGCTGGCCGGCGCGCTCACCCAGACCGTGGCCCGCAACCCGCTGGCCAGCCCCGACATCCTCGGCGTCACCGACGGCGCCGCGTTCGGCGCGGTGCTGGTCATCGTGGTCGCCGGTGGCAGCGGGTACGGCGGCGCGCTGGTCAGCGGCCGGCTCCAGGAGGTCGGACTCCCCCTCGCGGCGTTCGCCGGCGCGATGATCACGGCGCTGCTGCTCTACGCGCTGTCCTGGCGTCGCGGCCTGGACCTGCAGCGGCTGGTCCTGGTCGGCATCGGCCTCGGCGCGGCGCTGGTCGCGGCCACGTCGTACCTGCTCGTCAACGCCCGCATCCAGGACGCCGCGAGCGCCCAGGTCTGGCTGAGCGGGTCGCTCACCGGCCGCGGCTGGGAGCACGGCCGGCCGGTGCTGCTGACCCTCGCGGTGCTGTTCCCGGTGGCCCTGCTGCTGGTCCGCGCGCTCAACGCGATGCTGCTCGGCGACGACGCCGCCCGCGGCCTCGGCGTCCGGCTCCAGCTGACCCAGCTCGGCGTGCTCGTCGCCGCGGTCGGCCTCACCGCGGTCGCGGTCTCCGCCGTGGGGCCGCTGGAGTTCGTGGCGCTGGTCGTGCCCCAGGTCGCGCTGCGCCTCGCCGGTGGCGCCCGGCCGCCGCTG
This genomic window from Nocardioides anomalus contains:
- a CDS encoding FecCD family ABC transporter permease, with product MSTRTAPAEAGPTTIAERGRRGSVRGLGLLVVAVAVMAVLSLALGSRTIAPQRVLDVLFHDDGSEAATIVHALRLPRTVLGIAVGIALGVAGALMQGHTRNPLADPGLLGVEAGAACAVVVAIYALHVEDLAGYAWFALLGAGVAAVAVFAIGTTRRGPDPVSLVLAGAAVSALLMAVTQALVVRDAQTLDAYRFWVVGSTAGRPLSVFWQVLPFLLAGLLLAALSTPGLNLLQLGDDVAASLGLTPWRQKALGVTAVMLLTGAATAACGPIGFVGLVVPHVARRLGGVDYRWVVPYAGLLGALLVVGTDIIGRLVVPPAELQVGIVMALVGGPAFVLLVRRTRMVRL
- a CDS encoding siderophore-interacting protein, with amino-acid sequence MTSTDEVTPTLRRVWFRSDDLSAFADSEWTDRYVKLQLPGAVRTYTALFPDVDAGTLAIDFVVHGDSGVAGPWAKAARPGNRLEVRGPGGAYRPDPTADWHLLAGDESAVPAITAALHALPADAVARVVVLVEGPGHEPALPLPARGELTVLHRSALAPGEGLTTAVRALTWLPGRVHAFVHGEAAEVMHGVRTHLFTDRGLDRDQVSISGYWREGRTEEGFRQWKQDLRAAEEATAAS
- a CDS encoding class I SAM-dependent DNA methyltransferase; the protein is MPELDDASWGAEDVVADFATDGFTDPGERAALTSLRAWVVDRDVLDIGVGGGRTTGMLLPHVRSYVGVDIAEEMLALARERFPEADLREGDAAVLAGVAERGHDLVMFSYNGLDSLDHAGRGRALAAMARAVRPDGRVLFSSLNLDGVSHDEHPLRVAGGPASPRFRFHYGQYLRHPSSLLRSVRNYRATRREAVDGPGWDMRPLRAHEFRFVVHFATVEETLAEARAAGLEVLAAYADDGQALDLDVAHTDADYVHYVCRRRVP
- a CDS encoding FecCD family ABC transporter permease, translated to MASLSATPLRLGPLSWLVPLRAGLVSLVGLAVLFVLVAVDMSVGDFPLPVRDVVDVLLGGGEAGQRFVVMELRLPQTTVAVAVGAALGLAGALTQTVARNPLASPDILGVTDGAAFGAVLVIVVAGGSGYGGALVSGRLQEVGLPLAAFAGAMITALLLYALSWRRGLDLQRLVLVGIGLGAALVAATSYLLVNARIQDAASAQVWLSGSLTGRGWEHGRPVLLTLAVLFPVALLLVRALNAMLLGDDAARGLGVRLQLTQLGVLVAAVGLTAVAVSAVGPLEFVALVVPQVALRLAGGARPPLLASMVCGAVLVVGADLVTRALLPFALPAGIVTAALGAPYLIYLLVRANRRRTA
- a CDS encoding DUF1800 domain-containing protein produces the protein MTPRLARDVRRAGGGQAWFERQLQPQRIKDGPADRTAHWWPSLHRSPAELWQRQTSGVEGGYEVMDDYARWVLVRRILAKRQLLEVMTEFFENHLHVAAVGDPQFVHRVDYGNTIRKHALGRFDQLLLKTTTHPAMLIYLDAAESTKEHPNENLGRELLELHTLGAGNYDEKDVRDSARILTGYSVDYWESWRPVYNHDDHYRGKVRVRGFVDKNGKANGKGTTAAYLRYLARHKDTAQHLAYKLCVKFIHDDPPKALVRHLAQVYLQNDTAIVPVLRELVASASFKHAYAAKVRDPGEDVVATYRALGVRLKKPGPDGEVDGSALQALVWQADSVGIAPFAWGQPNGQPIDNESWSSPARLLASMRFHQGVAGGWADDATGYRQPEQWLPGRHPRFDEVVDHLAQQLLHQQASKRLLKACSVACDVKPYEAIDKDHPLVEWGFPRLLSTILDSPDHLSR
- a CDS encoding bifunctional metallophosphatase/5'-nucleotidase; the encoded protein is MRSPRRALVALAVPVAALSVGLSIGLAPGAVSSTPATKAGTTGAAAYKKATHSKKKDYVRLDLLALNDFHGNLEVPTGNNGNIPGITGVKGTPAGGAAQLASLLNSERKKSRANGASTLTVAAGDLIGASPLLSAAFHDEPTIKAMNLMRLDASAVGNHEFDEGVDELLRMQKGGCLPDGAGANGQDSCPGGQDFKGADFKYLGANVFWKNPAGHSRPTPFKPYTIKKVQGQKVGFIGMTLEGTPSIVSAAGIANVDFKDEVETANALVPQLKKKGVKSIVVLLHEGVTPTDTTSYNSCTGVTGPALTIAQNLSPKIDAVVSGHTHQPYNCVVKDPAGKPRLLTSASSFGRMVTKLHFLIDPKTHDIVRPAAYAENIINANSEGQPQNKKVLSLIDTFKTLVQPIANKVIGHIGTADVCTGGVQCVSRTQTADGFDSTLGNLIADSQRVDPTVVSGGKVPVVAFMNPGGIRADLLENPAGDVTYGAAFTVQPFNNFVVSMDLTGAQIRSVLNEQWSGANKPSSSGISAGSNKILQVSGLKYTFDTSEANAGSTNGLVGPVMIDDDGNAATPMVPLSDTTTYRVAANNFLSDGGDNFPTFKAGTNKLIGGLDIDSLVKYLALAGNDPYNVTATDRISLQP
- a CDS encoding DUF1501 domain-containing protein, whose amino-acid sequence is MTTNTTTSGFCCDEYAAMHRAAHGPASVSRRGLLGGALALAGTTTVLGSSVVTASPARAESASSVLVVVSLRGAADGLSLVVPHGDPAYAAARPTIAIPRESLLVPDGFFGLHPAMDDLLPLWNEGKVAAVHATGLPVANRSHFAAMEEMEDADPGSSARVGWLNRLVGGTPGGSPLQGFSVGSTIPTSLVGPTSAMSAGSVGDVQLPGDDSEGRRRASLGILWNRERSTLGKSMRTTFDAISAFGPAKSAEDHRSTYPGTGLGRSLSTAAQIIRGDVGVEVITVDQGDWDMHTDMGTVGGGWMRNNAGDLASSMAAFFADLGTQRDKVTLVTLSEFGRRVAENDSGGTDHGYGNVMFVAGAGVRPGYHARWPGLATGYEADLTVTTDYRQVLADVVSRRFGASVASVFPGLKYQSTGVMA